One genomic segment of Tripterygium wilfordii isolate XIE 37 chromosome 9, ASM1340144v1, whole genome shotgun sequence includes these proteins:
- the LOC120006041 gene encoding indole-3-pyruvate monooxygenase YUCCA2-like, giving the protein MGYLKEVQGKGVHDHFNNNKIVVMSSSGSCVGVPGAVIVGAGPSGLAAAACLKQRGVPSLIIERSNCIAPLWQLKTYDRLCLHLPKQFCELPLMPFPANFPSYPTKEQFVAYLEAYKTQFGLELVYNHTVLSAEFDDQCRFWRIKTIGMKQEEETEYVCRWLIVATGENAEEVVPQIEGMEDFVGTVLHTSSYKSGELFSGKNVLVVGCGNSGMEVSLDLCNFNAHPSIVVRDSVHVLPQEMLGRSTFGLSMCLLKWLPIRLVDQFLLLISWFMLGDTAELGLTRPELGPLELKKVSGKTPVLDVGTLSKIRSGNIKVFPGIKRLKRHSVEFVNGKVENFDAIILATGYRSNVPTWLKESGMFSDKDGLPHKAFPEGWKGESGLYAVGFTKHGLLGSSIDATRIAQDIEVQWKGEATHFMSFPHAPPTQSLLKS; this is encoded by the exons ATGGGGTACTTGAAAGAAGTGCAAGGAAAAGGAGTTCATGAccatttcaataacaacaaaattGTTGTTATGTCGTCTTCAGGGAGTTGTGTAGGGGTTCCTGGGGCTGTAATTGTTGGTGCTGGTCCATCTGGGTTAGCCGCAGCTGCTTGTCTCAAACAAAGAGGTGTTCCAAGTCTGATCATTGAGAGGTCTAATTGCATAGCTCCATTGTGGCAACTCAAGACATATGACAGACTCTGTCTCCATCTCCCTAAACAGTTTTGTGAGCTCCCTCTAATGCCATTCCCAGCCAATTTCCCATCTTACCCTACCAAAGAACAGTTTGTGGCTTACTTGGAGGCTTACAAAACCCAATTCGGTCTCGAACTGGTTTATAATCACACAGTGCTGAGCGCGGAATTCGATGATCAATGTAGGTTCTGGAGGATCAAGACTATAGGGATGAAACAAGAGGAGGAGACTGAGTATGTTTGTCGATGGCTGATCGTTGCGACCGGAGAGAATGCTGAGGAGGTTGTGCCTCAAATTGAAGGGATGGAAGACTTTGTTGGTACTGTTTTACACACAAGTTCATATAAGAGTGGTGAGTTGTTTAGTGGGAAGAATGTTTTGGTTGTAGGTTGTGGCAATTCAGGCATGGAGGTCTCTCTTGACCTATGCAACTTCAATGCTCATCCTTCTATTGTTGTTAGAGATTCG GTGCATGTTTTGCCTCAAGAGATGCTAGGGAGATCAACCTTTGGATTATCAATGTGTTTGCTTAAATGGCTTCCTATTCGCCTCGTCGATCAATTCTTACTCCTAATCTCGTGGTTTATGCTTGGCGACACAGCTGAATTAGGCCTCACTCGCCCGGAACTCGGTCCTCTTGAACTCAAGAAGGTGTCCGGCAAGACGCCAGTATTAGACGTCGGTACTCTCTCCAAGATCAGAAGTGGAAACATTAAG gtttttcctggaataaaaagattaaaaagacATTCTGTTGAGTTTGTGAATGGAAAAGTTGAGAACTTTGACGCAATCATCCTTGCAACGGGTTACAGAAGCAATGTGCCAACATGGTTGAAGGAGAGTGGTATGTTTTCAGATAAAGATGGATTACCTCACAAGGCCTTCCCGGAAGGATGGAAAGGAGAAAGTGGACTATACGCAGTAGGGTTTACCAAGCATGGCCTACTAGGCTCATCGATTGATGCTACCAGGATTGCACAAGACATCGAGGTTCAGTGGAAAGGCGAGGCCACACATTTCATGTCCTTCCCTCATGCACCGCCCACACAATCATTGCTTAAAAGTTGA
- the LOC120005614 gene encoding autophagy-related protein 13a-like isoform X2: protein MEFHGNSQTETGKLELIRHHFLLKSLHIILDSRIRSLRPSYRSGDLSSASRVRNSDKWFSLVLGDRPAALDNLNFWHRNLTGPMVIDIILVHEPPSSSLEGSHSPGLAMGATVETVIERWVVQYESPQGVAHPLTSDNKKTYKKCIILLRSLYSQMRLLPAYRIFRQLSSSSQSYNFDIIYKVSSCSEPFSQVQEESMKEYTFVPVEAPPGRLCVSVSYYPTLADFNLETSTSFPPRIITDYVGSPTTDRLRTFSSSEKDAGATFPFRMRAPFCAPHQRPHSWTSGFHKGAPFTRNQALGVSPPAYCSSPIRHDFPSLPADVYGQRTQNYRPPTHHKSTSYDEYQLSPPFAPSASPSPPANYSNHTQTHYRSETAPVSIPLPVTGKSLKYLSPNFSDPGRHALPPLSPMNARHDLSSEGSPSSIQSYRKAEAVRAGDLGMTNQNSSHKVSRDSKDDSGRFSGLLSSSGSPCIGFSRSSSRLSFQDDLDDCPFSCPFDVDDVETSDSHLRTSVDRILNQHRLYCLWVKNLKMLLLVFSFICLGQHLLYAKIQVVTLLLPRGPSLRVELEQHLISLCLGRLQMH from the exons ATGGAATTTCATGGTAATTCTCAGACGGAAACTGGGAAATTGGAACTAATTCGCCACCATTTTCTGTTGAAGAGCTTACACATTATTTTAGATTCGAGAATTCGTTCTCTTCGCCCTAGTTATCGAAGTGGTGACCTCTCATCGGCTTCTAGAGTGAGAAACAGTGACAAATGGTTCTCTTTAGTTCTAGGAGACCGCCCTGCTGCTCTGGATAATCTGAATTTCTGGCACAGAAATCTGACGGGTCCTATGGTAATTGACATTATTCTCGTTCACGAACCTCCTAGTTCTTCATTGGAGGGCAGCCATTCTCCAGGTTTGGCTATGGGAGCAACTGTTGAGACTGTTATAGAAAGGTGGGTTGTTCAGTATGAGTCTCCCCAGGGTGTGGCTCATCCTCTAACTAGCGATAACAAGAAGACATACAAGAAGTGCATCATACTTCTACGCTCTCTTTATTCTCAAATGAGACTCCTCCCGGCATATAGGATCTTTCGGCAGCTAAGCTCATCCAGTCAAAGTTAcaattttgatattatttacAAGGTGTCTTCATGTAGTGAGCCATTCTCTCAGGTACAGGAGGAATCAATGAAGGAATACACTTTTGTCCCTGTTGAGGCCCCTCCAGGCCGCCTTTGTGTTTCTGTGAGTTACTATCCAACGCTAGCTGATTTCAACCTTGAGACTTCAACATCTTTTCCACCGAGGATCATAACTGATTATGTTGGTAGCCCTACTACTGATCGTTTAAGGACTTTCTCCTCTTCAGAGAAGGATGCAGGGGCTACTTTTCCATTTAGAATGAGAGCTCCTTTTTGTGCTCCTCATCAGCGCCCACATAGCTGGACTAGCGGCTTTCATAAAGGAGCTCCTTTTACTCGGAACCAAGCCCTTGGTGTATCTCCACCTGCATATTGCTCATCTCCTATCCGTCATGATTTTCCATCTCTGCCAGCTGATGTCTATGGCCAAAGAACTCAAAATTATAGACCGCCAACACATCACAAGTCCACCAGTTACGATGAGTATCAGCTTTCACCTCCGTTCGCTCCGTCTGCCTCCCCATCTCCTCCAGCAAATTACTCTAACCACACACAAACTCATTATCGTTCAGAAACTGCCCCTGTAAGCATTCCCCTTCCTGTAACTGGAAAAAGTTTAAAGTATCTTTCTCCTAACTTTTCCGATCCTGGTAGACATGCCCTTCCGCCTTTATCTCCAATGAATGCAAGGCATGATCTTTCATCTGAGGGGTCTCCATCTAGTATACAATCATATAGGAAAGCAGAAGCCGTAAGGGCTGGGGACTTGGGCATGACAAATCAAAACTCTTCACACAAG GTGTCTAGAGATAGTAAAGACGATTCAGGCAGATTCTCAGGATTATTATCTTCTAGTGGCTCACCATGTATTGGATTTTCTAGAAGCTCTAGCAGATTATCTTTCCAGGATGACTTGGATGATTGTCCCTTTTCATGTCCTTTTGATGTGGACGATGTTGAAACATCTGATTCCCATCTCAG AACCTCGGTGGACAGAATATTGAATCAACATCGTCTTTATTGCCTATGGGTAAAAAATCTCAAGATGCTGCTGTTGGTGTTCTCGTTCATATGCTTAGGACAGCACCTCCTTTACGCCAAGATCCAAGTTGTCACTCTTCTCCTTCCACGAGGACCGAGTTTGAGGGTGGAGTTGGAGCAGCATCTGATTTCTTTATGCCTCGGAAGACTGCAGATGCACTAG
- the LOC120004738 gene encoding uncharacterized protein LOC120004738, which yields MVSSSLSILSPAASIRANSNADSPSTPTSHLGLCSFKRITRPNPSLRKPIKLKICGSYSSQLIEDGSAEQFLQNNSIADFMRFKSGTSRGSGELQTAVVSYKKRFPWSIFRPFLRVDLVSTIHIADKEYFSALQKELEYYDCVLYEMVASKEFLEKRRNPTATTRLKSSRSRGFNILGCIQRQMARILRLDFQLDCLDYHAENWYHADLDFETFKLLQLEKGESMFTFARDMTLRSTKAMVLPASISKDLGPWKSKLLLASRVLPMPLVGLLIIGSVCADEGSRPSDYLELEALSKLDFGTAMKVFLAKRLTSEFTLMSADLEEKSVIIGERNRAAVVALRKAIDKGHNRIAILYGGGHMPDLGRRLREEFDLVPSQVQWVTAWSIKNRDINISSLPILKTMAELSGWPLNRYQTLALLIFSSVLAVDLWFWELFFGTAVNWASQIASEVLQYVDNAQFL from the exons ATGGTGTCTAGTTCTCTGTCAATACTGTCTCCCGCTGCTTCAATTCGTGCCAATTCGAACGCTGATTCTCCTTCCACGCCCACATCTCATCTGGGTCTTTGCTCCTTTAAAAGGATTACAAGACCAAACCCTAGTTTGCGAAAACCAATCAAATTGAAGATATGTGGTTCTTATTCTAGCCAATTAATCGAAGATGGCTCTGCGGAGCAGTTTCTGCAGAACAACTCAATAGCTGATTTCATGCGGTTCAAGAGTGGAACCTCTAGAGGTAGTGGGGAGCTTCAGACTGCCGTTGTAAGCTACAAAAAGCGGTTCCCTTGGTCTATTTTCCGGCCATTTCTCCGG GTTGATTTGGTGTCGACAATTCACATCGCAGATAAAGA GTACTTTTCAGCCCTTCAGAAGGAGCTTGAGTACTATGATTGTGTTCTTTATGAGATGGTGGCTAGTAAGGAGTTCTTAGAAAAACGAAGAAACCCTACTGCCACAACAAGGCTTAAAAGTTCTCGTTCACGAGGTTTCAACATTCTTGGTTGCATCCAGCGGCAGATGGCTCGAATACTCAGACTTGATTTTCAATTAGACTGTCTTGATTATCATGCTGAAAATTGGTACCACGCAGATCTTGACTTCGAGACCTTCAAGCTTCTTCAG CTTGAAAAAGGTGAAAGCATGTTCACATTTGCGAGGGATATGACCCTTAGATCAACAAAAGCTATGGTGCTACCTGCTTCAATTTCAAAAGACCTTGGTCCATGGAAGTCCAAGCTTCTGTTGGCTTCACGTGTCCTGCCGATGCCGCTTGTAGGGCTTCTCATTATTGGAAGTGTTTGTGCAGACGAGGGAAGCCGGCCATCAGACTATCTGGAACTAGAGGCCTTGTCTAAGCTTGATTTTGGTACCGCAATGAAGGTTTTTCTGGCAAAAAGGTTAACCTCAGA GTTCACACTGATGTCAGCAGATTTGGAGGAGAAATCCGTCATCATCGGCGAGAGAAACAGGGCTGCAGTAGTAGCTCTCAGAAAAGCAATTGATAAGGGCCACAACAGGATTGCTATCCTATATGGGGGCGGTCACATGCCGGACTTGGGGAGACGATTGCGGGAGGAGTTTGACCTGGTCCCTTCACAAGTGCAGTGGGTAACAGCTTGGAGCATAAAGAACAGAGACATAAATATCAGTTCCCTTCCTATTCTGAAGACCATGGCTGAGCTTTCAGGGTGGCCATTGAACCGGTACCAGACATTGGCATTGCTGATATTTTCTTCTGTCCTTGCAGTAGATCTTTGGTTCTGGGAGCTCTTTTTTGGCACTGCCGTGAACTGGGCCTCCCAAATTGCCTCAGAGGTTCTGCAATACGTCGACAATGCACAGTTTCTCTGA
- the LOC120005660 gene encoding protein CbbX-like, producing MQRPQDQRSRSTATRATIHGYAQSGNLLGLQRLLREIPSLLNERNAVMGQTPLHVSAGYNKNEIVKFLLDWEGVEKVELEAKNMYGETPLHMAAKNGCNEAARLLLAHGAIIEARANNGMTPLHLAVWYSIRSDDCSTVETLLEYNADGSAQDEEGKTPLNHLSKGPGSEKLCELLHRHLEEQRKRRALEACSETKAKMEELESALSSIVGLHDLKIQLQKWAKGMLLDERRRALGLQVGLRRPPHMAFLGNPGTGKTMVARVLGRLLHMVGILPTDRVTEVQRTDLVGEFVGHTGPKTRRKIKEAEGGILFVDEAYRLIPMQKADDKDYGIEALEEIMSVMDSGKVVVIFAGYCEPMKRVIASNEGFCRRVTKFFHFSDFNPQDLSKILHLKMNQQTENSVLYGFKLHSSCSVEVIAGLIERETTEKQRREMNGGLVDPMLVNARENLDLRLSFDCIDTDELRTITLEDLEAGLSLLTQLDS from the exons ATGCAGAGGCCTCAAGATCAACGGTCAAGATCCACTGCCACACGCGCCACCATTCATGGCTACGCCCAGTCCGGGAATCTTCTCGGGTTGCAGAGACTCCTCCGTGAAATTCCTTCTCTTCTCAATGAGAGGAACGCTGTT ATGGGACAGACTCCACTTCATGTTTCTGCTGGTTACAACAAGAATGAGATAGTTAAATTTTTGCTTGATTGGGAAGGAGTGGAAAAGGTCGAATTAGAAGCCAAGAATATG TATGGAGAAACTCCTTTGCACATGGCAGCGAAAAATGGGTGCAATGAAGCTGCAAGGTTACTTCTTGCTCATGGTGCTATTATTGAAGCGAGAGCAAAT AATGGAATGACACCATTACACCTTGCTGTTTGGTATTCTATCCGTTCCGATGATTGCTCAACAGTCGAGACATTGCTGGAGTACAATGCTGATGGTAGTGCTCAGGATGAG GAGGGAAAGACTCCTCTAAATCATCTCTCAAAGGGCCCAGGGAGTGAGAAGTTGTGTGAACTATTGCACCGGCATCTTGAAGagcagaggaaaagaagagccCTTGAAGCGtgcagtgaaacaaaagctaagatGGAAGAACTTGAAAGTGCATTGTCTAGCATAGTGGGCCTGCATGACCTCAAGATTCAACTACAAAAATGGGCGAAGGGTATGCTTTTAGATGAGAGGCGCCGGGCGCTTGGGCTGCAGGTTGGTTTGAGAAGACCACCTCATATGGCCTTCCTTGGCAATCCAGGAACTG GTAAGACAATGGTGGCTCGAGTGCTTGGAAGGTTACTCCATATGGTAGGAATTCTACCTACAGACCGTGTAACAGAGGTGCAGCGAACAGATTTGGTTGGTGAATTTGTTGGTCATACTGGCCCAAAGACTAGAAGAAAG ATCAAAGAAGCAGAGGGAGGGATTCTTTTTGTGGATGAAGCGTACCGATTAATACCAATGCAAAAAGCAGATGACAAAGACTACGGCATAGAGGCCTTAGAAGAGATCATGTCTGTCATGGACAGTGGAAAAGTTGTCGTAATATTTGCTGGCTATTGTGAGCCAATGAAACGTGTAATTGCTTCTAATGAAGGTTTTTGCAGAAGGGTGACTAAGTTCTTCCATTTTAGTGACTTCAATCCCCAAGATCTTTCCAAGATTCTACATCTCAAGATGAACCAGCAGACAGAGAATAGTGTATTGTATGGATTTAAGTTACATTCTTCATGCAGTGTAGAAGTCATTGCAGGActaatagagagagaaactaccGAAAAGCAGCGTAGGGAGATGAATGGAGGTCTGGTAGATCCAATGCTTGTTAATGCAAGAGAGAATTTGGATCTCAGGCTGAGTTTTGACTGTATAGACACAGATGAACTGCGTACCATTACCTTGGAAGATTTAGAAGCAGGCCTAAGTCTGTTAACCCAGTTAGACTCGTAG
- the LOC120005614 gene encoding autophagy-related protein 13a-like isoform X1 yields MEFHGNSQTETGKLELIRHHFLLKSLHIILDSRIRSLRPSYRSGDLSSASRVRNSDKWFSLVLGDRPAALDNLNFWHRNLTGPMVIDIILVHEPPSSSLEGSHSPGLAMGATVETVIERWVVQYESPQGVAHPLTSDNKKTYKKCIILLRSLYSQMRLLPAYRIFRQLSSSSQSYNFDIIYKVSSCSEPFSQVQEESMKEYTFVPVEAPPGRLCVSVSYYPTLADFNLETSTSFPPRIITDYVGSPTTDRLRTFSSSEKDAGATFPFRMRAPFCAPHQRPHSWTSGFHKGAPFTRNQALGVSPPAYCSSPIRHDFPSLPADVYGQRTQNYRPPTHHKSTSYDEYQLSPPFAPSASPSPPANYSNHTQTHYRSETAPVSIPLPVTGKSLKYLSPNFSDPGRHALPPLSPMNARHDLSSEGSPSSIQSYRKAEAVRAGDLGMTNQNSSHKVSRDSKDDSGRFSGLLSSSGSPCIGFSRSSSRLSFQDDLDDCPFSCPFDVDDVETSDSHLSQNLGGQNIESTSSLLPMGKKSQDAAVGVLVHMLRTAPPLRQDPSCHSSPSTRTEFEGGVGAASDFFMPRKTADALEELRSYRVMKDLLLSKSGTRVLGKEES; encoded by the exons ATGGAATTTCATGGTAATTCTCAGACGGAAACTGGGAAATTGGAACTAATTCGCCACCATTTTCTGTTGAAGAGCTTACACATTATTTTAGATTCGAGAATTCGTTCTCTTCGCCCTAGTTATCGAAGTGGTGACCTCTCATCGGCTTCTAGAGTGAGAAACAGTGACAAATGGTTCTCTTTAGTTCTAGGAGACCGCCCTGCTGCTCTGGATAATCTGAATTTCTGGCACAGAAATCTGACGGGTCCTATGGTAATTGACATTATTCTCGTTCACGAACCTCCTAGTTCTTCATTGGAGGGCAGCCATTCTCCAGGTTTGGCTATGGGAGCAACTGTTGAGACTGTTATAGAAAGGTGGGTTGTTCAGTATGAGTCTCCCCAGGGTGTGGCTCATCCTCTAACTAGCGATAACAAGAAGACATACAAGAAGTGCATCATACTTCTACGCTCTCTTTATTCTCAAATGAGACTCCTCCCGGCATATAGGATCTTTCGGCAGCTAAGCTCATCCAGTCAAAGTTAcaattttgatattatttacAAGGTGTCTTCATGTAGTGAGCCATTCTCTCAGGTACAGGAGGAATCAATGAAGGAATACACTTTTGTCCCTGTTGAGGCCCCTCCAGGCCGCCTTTGTGTTTCTGTGAGTTACTATCCAACGCTAGCTGATTTCAACCTTGAGACTTCAACATCTTTTCCACCGAGGATCATAACTGATTATGTTGGTAGCCCTACTACTGATCGTTTAAGGACTTTCTCCTCTTCAGAGAAGGATGCAGGGGCTACTTTTCCATTTAGAATGAGAGCTCCTTTTTGTGCTCCTCATCAGCGCCCACATAGCTGGACTAGCGGCTTTCATAAAGGAGCTCCTTTTACTCGGAACCAAGCCCTTGGTGTATCTCCACCTGCATATTGCTCATCTCCTATCCGTCATGATTTTCCATCTCTGCCAGCTGATGTCTATGGCCAAAGAACTCAAAATTATAGACCGCCAACACATCACAAGTCCACCAGTTACGATGAGTATCAGCTTTCACCTCCGTTCGCTCCGTCTGCCTCCCCATCTCCTCCAGCAAATTACTCTAACCACACACAAACTCATTATCGTTCAGAAACTGCCCCTGTAAGCATTCCCCTTCCTGTAACTGGAAAAAGTTTAAAGTATCTTTCTCCTAACTTTTCCGATCCTGGTAGACATGCCCTTCCGCCTTTATCTCCAATGAATGCAAGGCATGATCTTTCATCTGAGGGGTCTCCATCTAGTATACAATCATATAGGAAAGCAGAAGCCGTAAGGGCTGGGGACTTGGGCATGACAAATCAAAACTCTTCACACAAG GTGTCTAGAGATAGTAAAGACGATTCAGGCAGATTCTCAGGATTATTATCTTCTAGTGGCTCACCATGTATTGGATTTTCTAGAAGCTCTAGCAGATTATCTTTCCAGGATGACTTGGATGATTGTCCCTTTTCATGTCCTTTTGATGTGGACGATGTTGAAACATCTGATTCCCATCTCAG TCAGAACCTCGGTGGACAGAATATTGAATCAACATCGTCTTTATTGCCTATGGGTAAAAAATCTCAAGATGCTGCTGTTGGTGTTCTCGTTCATATGCTTAGGACAGCACCTCCTTTACGCCAAGATCCAAGTTGTCACTCTTCTCCTTCCACGAGGACCGAGTTTGAGGGTGGAGTTGGAGCAGCATCTGATTTCTTTATGCCTCGGAAGACTGCAGATGCACTAGAAGAGCTCAGGAGCTATCGAGTAATGAAAGACCTACTACTTTCCAAAAGTGGAACTCGAGTGCTTGGTAAAGAAGAATCTTAG
- the LOC120006042 gene encoding uncharacterized protein LOC120006042 — MLLRKPISNTKRFFERTIESVKSLFSCANYQKLPKSKPSPYNNPNLHPYVTVRGAGMIDYLQPITMFDDLDNLYADYTKKTSTVTPVKEKKKKKKSDGQVVYGMSERGRSCLVAEKLKELEMIDNSNVDHLEDIEELLHYHARLTCPAYRHIVDNFFFDIYSEFFASKQEI; from the coding sequence ATGCTGCTCAGAAAACCCATCTCCAACACCAAAAGGTTCTTTGAAAGAACCATAGAAAGTGTCAAGTCTTTGTTTTCTTGTGCTAATTACCAGAAGCTACCAAAATCTAAACCTTCTCCCTACAACAATCCTAATCTGCATCCTTATGTTACGGTTCGTGGCGCTGGCATGATTGATTATCTCCAACCAATTACCATGTTTGATGATCTGGATAACTTGTACGCGGACTACACGAAGAAGACAAGTACTGTTACTCCggtgaaggagaagaagaagaagaagaagagtgatGGTCAAGTAGTTTATGGGATGAGCGAGAGAGGGAGGAGTTGTTTGGTTGCAGAGAAGCTGAAGGAGCTGGAGATGATAGACAATAGCAATGTGGATCATTTGGAGGACATTGAAGAGCTGCTCCATTACCATGCTCGCCTTACATGCCCTGCCTATCGCCACATTGTTGACAACTTTTTCTTTGACATCTACTCTGAATTCTTTGCTTCCAAACAAGAAATTTGA